The following coding sequences are from one Arcobacter nitrofigilis DSM 7299 window:
- a CDS encoding glutamine synthetase beta-grasp domain-containing protein, translating into MTKTKLEYIWLDGYKPTQSLRSKTMVVSDFSGKLEDCDIWSFDGSSTKQAVGNNSDCLLKPVALYLDPGRIDAYIVINEVLNSDETPHISNKRATIEENDDFWFGFEQEYTLIDLETNRPIGFPVNGYPSPQGQYYCSVGATNAVGRQIIEEHLDTCIEAGLNIEGINSEVMMGQWEYQIFSKNATEACDQIWASRYFLERITEQYNVKVDWDPKPVQGDWNGSGMHANFSNKQLRESGDKKIFDKICEEFKLTHKEHIAVYGDHNEQRLTGEHETQDINSFSYGVSDRSASLRIPIATIKNNWKGRIEDRRPASNANPYDVAAIIIKSVKKALN; encoded by the coding sequence ATGACTAAAACTAAACTAGAGTATATTTGGCTAGATGGATATAAACCAACACAAAGTCTTAGAAGTAAGACTATGGTCGTAAGTGATTTTAGTGGAAAATTAGAAGATTGTGATATTTGGAGTTTTGATGGTTCTTCTACAAAACAAGCTGTTGGGAACAACTCTGATTGTCTTTTAAAGCCAGTTGCTTTATATCTAGACCCAGGAAGAATAGATGCTTATATAGTTATAAATGAAGTTTTAAATTCTGATGAAACACCTCATATCTCAAATAAAAGAGCAACTATAGAAGAGAATGATGATTTTTGGTTTGGCTTTGAACAAGAATATACTTTAATAGATTTGGAAACAAATAGACCTATAGGATTTCCTGTAAATGGTTATCCTTCACCACAAGGTCAATATTACTGTTCAGTTGGAGCTACAAATGCAGTTGGAAGACAAATAATAGAAGAACATTTAGATACTTGTATTGAAGCTGGTTTAAATATTGAAGGAATAAACTCAGAAGTTATGATGGGACAATGGGAGTATCAAATATTTTCAAAAAATGCCACAGAAGCTTGTGACCAAATTTGGGCATCAAGATACTTTTTAGAGCGAATTACTGAACAATATAATGTAAAAGTTGATTGGGATCCAAAACCAGTACAAGGAGATTGGAATGGTTCTGGAATGCATGCGAACTTTTCAAATAAACAATTAAGAGAATCTGGTGATAAAAAAATATTTGACAAGATTTGTGAAGAGTTTAAATTAACACATAAAGAGCATATTGCAGTTTATGGTGACCACAATGAACAACGCCTTACAGGAGAGCATGAAACTCAAGATATAAACTCTTTTTCTTATGGTGTTTCAGATAGAAGTGCTTCACTTAGAATTCCAATTGCAACTATAAAAAATAATTGGAAAGGAAGAATAGAAGATAGAAGACCAGCTTCAAATGCAAATCCATATGATGTGGCTGCAATTATTATTAAGAGTGTTAAAAAAGCTTTAAATTGA
- a CDS encoding AraC family transcriptional regulator yields the protein MKKNTFTKIFKDEKIPYLELRYTNSNKHYKKHFHDTFSLGINEQGVSIYTNNDKSYTLDENMLSIVNPYAVHSCNACSEVLNIYYMLYLDISWCKEVQKSIDDKVNEFTNIPLDILEDKVFYDEYLTLCKFLFSDNHISDKEDILIDFFIKFFSLFLDKTEDANTNKEFDKIVFFLEKNYKENISIKELSKFFNLNPYYIIRLFKSKINLTPHAFLINLKINKAKELLQQGHSISDTALECGFFDQSHFHKNFVKIVATTPKEYKLNFVQ from the coding sequence ATGAAAAAAAATACATTTACTAAAATATTTAAAGATGAAAAAATACCTTACTTAGAACTTCGATATACCAATTCAAATAAGCATTATAAAAAACATTTTCATGATACTTTTTCCCTTGGTATAAATGAACAAGGAGTTAGTATTTATACTAACAATGACAAATCTTATACCTTAGATGAAAACATGCTTAGCATAGTAAATCCATATGCTGTACACTCTTGTAATGCTTGTTCTGAGGTATTAAACATATATTATATGTTATATTTAGATATCTCTTGGTGTAAAGAGGTACAAAAAAGTATTGATGATAAAGTAAATGAATTTACCAACATTCCACTTGATATTTTGGAAGATAAAGTTTTTTATGATGAGTATTTAACTCTATGCAAATTTCTTTTTTCAGATAATCATATTTCAGATAAAGAAGATATTTTGATTGATTTTTTTATAAAGTTTTTTTCTCTTTTTTTAGATAAAACTGAAGATGCAAATACAAATAAAGAGTTTGATAAAATAGTCTTTTTTTTAGAAAAAAATTATAAAGAAAATATCTCTATAAAAGAGTTATCAAAATTTTTTAATCTAAATCCTTATTATATAATCAGACTTTTTAAATCTAAAATAAATCTAACACCCCATGCTTTTTTAATAAATTTGAAAATAAATAAAGCAAAAGAGTTATTACAACAAGGCCATTCTATATCTGATACTGCTTTAGAGTGTGGATTTTTTGATCAAAGTCATTTTCACAAAAATTTTGTAAAAATAGTTGCAACAACTCCAAAAGAATACAAACTCAATTTTGTACAATAA
- a CDS encoding LysE family translocator, whose protein sequence is MSFTIFLTMFSFALVMSISPGPVNMMIITSSINNGFARTFSFISGATIGFILLLICIGLGLSKIINTYPDILLYVEIFGFSFIIYLGIKILSSKPSLEVNKNDKINLRFHEGFLLQWLNPKAWIACISVVSMYSSSELFTIFVIIYFFVCYLSLSFWGVLGSKVTRFFDTDFKLRVLNIIMGLILIFCAISIIFVNIF, encoded by the coding sequence ATGAGTTTTACAATTTTTTTGACAATGTTCTCTTTTGCTTTAGTGATGTCAATTTCTCCAGGTCCTGTAAATATGATGATTATAACTTCAAGTATAAACAATGGATTTGCAAGAACTTTTAGTTTTATCTCAGGGGCAACTATTGGCTTTATTCTTTTATTAATATGTATTGGGCTTGGATTATCAAAGATAATAAATACCTATCCAGATATTTTATTATATGTAGAGATTTTTGGTTTTTCATTTATTATATATTTAGGGATAAAGATTCTAAGTTCAAAGCCAAGTTTGGAAGTAAATAAAAATGATAAAATAAACTTGAGATTTCATGAGGGATTTTTACTTCAATGGCTAAATCCTAAGGCTTGGATAGCTTGTATTTCTGTGGTTTCTATGTATTCTTCATCTGAATTATTTACTATTTTTGTCATTATTTATTTTTTTGTTTGTTATTTATCCTTGTCATTTTGGGGAGTTTTAGGAAGTAAAGTCACTAGATTCTTTGATACAGATTTTAAATTGAGGGTATTAAATATTATTATGGGACTTATTCTTATTTTTTGTGCCATTTCAATAATTTTTGTAAATATTTTTTGA
- a CDS encoding tRNA (5-methylaminomethyl-2-thiouridine)(34)-methyltransferase MnmD, producing MNNPIQTIDGSNTLYSTKYNQHFHDLKTGAIKESLNKHVIPALTLKKDLKKLKILDICFGIGYNTFSTIYYILENNLNINLEIYSPELDEELVRSLDKFDFPKEFEKIKHIIDSIAKTFSYEDANIKIEVFIGDARKYIRTLNNIDIVYQDAFSSDVNKELWSVEYFQDIFKLCKNGAVMTTYSISTNVRLSMYEAGFYIYEINPSGNRKQTIALKNKKDIEAKYIDMELKKSRNKEAKAFYD from the coding sequence ATGAATAATCCAATTCAAACAATAGATGGGTCAAATACCCTTTATTCTACAAAATACAATCAACACTTTCATGATCTTAAAACTGGTGCCATCAAAGAGTCTTTAAACAAACATGTTATTCCAGCACTTACATTAAAAAAAGATTTAAAAAAACTAAAGATTTTAGATATTTGTTTTGGTATTGGCTATAACACTTTTTCTACTATTTATTATATTCTAGAAAATAACTTAAATATAAATCTAGAAATTTATTCCCCTGAATTAGATGAAGAGTTAGTAAGAAGTTTAGATAAATTTGATTTTCCTAAAGAGTTTGAAAAAATAAAACATATCATTGATTCTATTGCAAAGACTTTTTCCTATGAAGATGCAAATATTAAAATAGAAGTTTTTATTGGAGATGCAAGAAAGTATATCAGAACCTTAAATAATATAGATATAGTATATCAAGATGCTTTCTCTAGTGATGTTAATAAAGAACTTTGGAGTGTAGAATATTTTCAAGATATTTTTAAACTTTGTAAAAATGGTGCAGTTATGACGACTTATTCTATCTCTACAAATGTAAGATTATCTATGTATGAAGCTGGTTTTTATATATATGAAATAAATCCAAGTGGAAATAGAAAACAAACAATTGCGCTAAAGAATAAAAAAGATATAGAAGCAAAATATATTGATATGGAATTAAAAAAAAGTAGAAATAAAGAGGCTAAAGCATTTTATGATTAG
- the luxS gene encoding S-ribosylhomocysteine lyase, with protein MPLLDSFKVDHTIMPAPAVRVAKTMKSPSGDIITVFDLRFYVPNKDMMSEKGIHTLEHLFAGFIREHLNSPTVEIIDVSPMGCRTGFYMSLLGSPKEETVAAAWKAAMEDVLNVAKQEDIPELNIYQCGTCNMHSLEEAKDIAKDILSHKIGVMSNEELYLSDDKLASLGN; from the coding sequence ATGCCATTATTAGATAGTTTTAAAGTTGATCATACAATTATGCCAGCACCTGCCGTTAGAGTTGCAAAAACAATGAAGTCACCATCTGGTGATATTATTACAGTATTTGATTTAAGATTTTATGTACCAAATAAAGATATGATGAGTGAAAAAGGGATTCATACATTAGAGCACCTTTTTGCTGGTTTTATTAGAGAACATTTAAACTCTCCTACTGTTGAAATTATTGATGTTTCACCTATGGGTTGTAGAACTGGTTTTTATATGAGTTTACTTGGAAGTCCAAAAGAAGAGACAGTTGCTGCTGCTTGGAAAGCTGCTATGGAAGATGTTTTAAATGTTGCAAAACAAGAAGATATTCCAGAATTAAATATTTACCAATGTGGTACATGTAATATGCACTCATTAGAGGAAGCAAAAGATATTGCAAAAGATATTTTATCTCACAAAATTGGCGTAATGTCAAATGAAGAGCTTTATTTATCTGACGATAAACTAGCATCTTTAGGAAACTAA